The following nucleotide sequence is from Synechococcus sp. CBW1004.
ATCCGTGCCCTCCGCGCGATGGATGTGTCCATCCCTGAGCTGGCGAGAATCCTGGAGGTGCGTCGCTCCGGCCTGTGCAATTGCTCGGTGCTGAAAGACAGCATCACGGCCAAGATGGCCTCGATCGACCAGCGGATCTCCGAGCTCAGCGCCATGAAGGACGAGCTGGCGCGTCTCCTGGACAGCTGGCAGGACTGTGGAGGAGCCAGGGCCGATCGCTGATGCCCCTGGATGGCCGTCGCGATGTCACGCACCTGGATCCACAGCCCATCGACGGATCCATGGGCACGGGCTCGGGGCGCCACCGGTGCCGGCGCTCGTCCACCTGCCGACCGCCACAGCCGAGGGCTCCCTTCGGTGAAAATGGTTTCCGTTCCAGCAGGTTGCGGAGCCGGCGCCCCTCCGATGGCTCATCCCACACCCCCCCTGGATCCGGAGACGCTCAACCTGGGGCCCAGGCAGCTGTCCCTGCTGCAGGTGCTGCGTCAGGCCGAGGCGGAACTGAGCGGTCAGGAGCTGCATCAACGGCTCCGGGAGGAGAAGGCGCGCTCCGGACTGGCCACCGTCTACCGGAACCTGCGGCAGCTGCAGTGTGCGGGGCTGGTGCGCTGCCGCAAGCTGCCCAACGGGGAGAGCGTCTACGCCCCCGTCGACCGCGATGACCATCACCTCACCTGCGTGAGCTGCGGCCACAGCGAACCGTTGCCGATCTGTCCGGTGGGGAGAAATGGCCTTGGGCTGAATGCGGTGCAGCTCCACGGCTTCAAGCCCCTGTTCCATACGTTCGAGGTGCATGGTCTCTGCCCCTCCTGTCAGCAGCACGCGCCATCGGGTCACGACTGAACGGGGGGGGGGGGGGCCGACGCCGCACCTCGGAGCCTCACCCCCGGCGGCCCGCTGCCGCTCCTCTGCGCTCCGGCTGGGTGGGCCGGGGCAATCTCCCCCCATCTGCAGCGATCGTCGGATCCGTTACTCCGGAGGCCGGCGGGCCCTCCATAGGTTGACGTCATCCGGCTTCGGCGAGGCCACCCGCGGCCCTCGCCTGATGCCACCACGCCCGGGCCCCGCTGCCCGCGGCAGGAGCCCCGTCCGATGGAACGCTTCTTCCTGGAGCTCGATCCGCCCGAGGAGGCGATGCGCCGCTGGCCCCATGTGGTGGTGGTGGGCGGAGGCTTCGCCGGCCTCAGGATCTGCCATGGCCTGGCCGGCCAGCCGGTGCGGGTGACGCTGATCGACAAGCGAAACTTCAACCTGTTCCAGCCCCTCCTCTATCAGGTGGCCTCGGGTCTGGTCTCCGAAGCGGACGTCGCCTCGCCGCTGCGCCAGATGGTGGGCAACGCCCCCAACATCCAGATCCTGCTGGGTGAGGTGGTCGACATCGACCCCGAGGCGAGGGAGGTGGTGCTCAACGGGCACCATCTGGCCTACGACCAGCTGATCCTGGCCACCGGCTCAGGCAGCACCTATTTCGGCCGCGAGGAATGGCGCTCCCTGGCGCCGCCGATGAAGATCCTCGAGCACGCCGATGAGATCCGGCGCCGGCTGCTGATGGCCCTTGAGGAGGCGGAGCAGACCCGTGACCCGGAACGGCGCGCCTTCCTCCAGAGCGTCGTGGTGGTGGGGGCGGGACCGGCGGGCTGCGAGCTGGCCGGTTCTCTCATCGAGCTGATGCACAGGGCCGTGCAGCGCGATTTCAAACAGCTGCGGTCCGAGGACTGCCGCGTGATCCTGGTGGATCTGGTCGATCGGGTTCTGCCGACGATGGCCCCCCAGCTCTCCGCCGCCGCCGCGGACCATCTCCAGTCAGCCGGGGTGGAGCTGCGGCTGGGCCTCCGGGTGAAGGAGATCGCACCCGGGCGCGTGAGCCTCGACGGAGCCGGGGAGACCCGGGACATCGAAGCAGCCACCATCTGCTGGACGGCCGGAGTCCGGGCCTCCCGCCTGGGCCTGAGGCTGAGCGAGCTGATCGGCTGCCCGGTCGACCGCGGCGGCCGACTGATGGTGGAGCCGGATTTCTCGCTCCCCGGTCATCCCGAGATCCGGGCGGTCGGAGATCTCTGCTGTTACAACCACACCGCTTCAGGGACACCGCTGCCCGGCATGGCGGGTCCGGCCGTGCAGGCGGGGGGCTGGATCGCCCGCGACATCCTCGCCCGCCTGCGCGGGGAGACCACGCCGCCCTTCCGCTGGCTCGATCTGGGCAGCATGGCCGTGATCGGCCCCTGGTATGCGGTGGCGGACCTGCGCGGCCTGCATGTCACCGGCCTGGCGGGCTGGCTGTTGTGGGCCCTGGCCCATCTCGCCTTCATTCCGGACACCGAGAACCGCATCGCCCTGTTCAGCAAATGGATGTGGCAGATCGCAACCCGCCAGCGCACGGCGCTGCTGATCACCGGCCGGCCGGATCAGCATCTCGGTGTCGATGTGGGGTTGTTCCGCGCAACCCGGAGTGGACTCGCCGAGCGGCCTGGCCACCTCTCCCCGGAACGAACCGGATCACCCAGCCCGACCTGAACGCTCCTCTCGATCAGCGCTTCCTGTCCTGAGCACTGCGGATCCGGCGCCGGCTCGATCCGGCGGACAGCATCAGGGCAGTCGTTGTTCCTGGCCTCACCCCGTGCACCTGAGCATCGGCTGCCGGATCGAGCTGCGCTGCGAGGCGGCCACGCCGTTGCTGGCACTGGTGCATGTCCACGGCAGCCTGGCCACCGATCTCATCGCCCCAGAGCAGCTGCTGCTCCAGCCTGATCGCACCGTTGAGGTGCTCGCCGATCAGAGCGGCAACCGCTGGTGCCGCTTCGTCGCAGCCGCCGGCACCACCAGCCTCCACTACGCCACGACCATCGAGGCTCCGGATCACAGCGATCCGGTGCTGCCCGGCGTGCGCCAGTGCCCGATCGAGGCCCTGCCGATCGACACCTACCGCTTCCTCAACGCCAGCCCCTACTGCGACACCGCCGCCCTGATGGAGCTGGCCTGGAGCACCTTCGCGGGGATTCCAGCGGGCTGGTCGCTGGTGCAGGCCATCTGTGACTGGGTGCATGGCCAGATCCGCTTCGAGTACGGCGCTTCCGAACTCCACCAGAGCGCCAGTCAGACTGCTGATGCCGGTGTCGGCGTCTGCCGCGACTTCGCCCACCTGGCGATCACCCTCTGCCGCTGCCTCAACATCCCCGCCCGCTACTGCACCGGCTATCTCGGCTACACCGGCATTCCCATCGGCCTGGCCCCCGTCGACTTCTCCGCCTGGTTCGAGGCCTTCCTCGGTGATCGCTGGTACGTCTTCGATGCCCGTCACAACATCCCCCGCTGCGGCCGGGTGCTGATCGCCCGCGGGCGCGACGCGGCCGATGTGCCCTTCCTGCGCTCCTTCGGGGCCCATGAGCTCACCGGGTTCGAGGTGATCACCGAGGCGCTCAGCAGCGACGCCCCCAGGCCCCTCAGCGGAGACGAGCCCGCAGAGCGCAGCGAGAGCCCCGTGCTCTGAGGCGGTTGCGGACCAGAGTGGGATTTCCCCTCACGCCGGCCGGCATCACTCCCATGCGCCCTCGCTTCCTGATCCGGCCGCTGCTGGCCTGCCTGACAGCGCTGCTTCTGCTGCTGGGAACGGCGGCCCCGGTGTGGGCTGAATTCACGCTGCCGCCGCTGCCCTATGCCCCGGATGCCCTCGAGCCGGCGATCGACGCCACCACGATGACGCTCCACCACGACCGTCACCACGCCGCCTACGTGGCCAATCTCAACGCCCAGATCAAGGCCGAACCGTCCCTCAGGACCCTGAAGCTGGATGCGCTGCAGGGCCAGATCTCGCGCTTCCCGGTGGCGGTGCGCAACAACGGCGGCGGCCACTGGAACCACAGCCAGTTCTGGGCCGTGATGGCGCCGCCGGGACAGGGAGGCGCGCCCTCCGAAGCGCTGCTGGCGGCGATCAGCACCGACTTCGGGTCGCTGGAGGCCCTGCAGCAGGCCTTCGATCAGGCCGCTGCCGGGCGCTTCGGCTCGGGCTGGGCCTGGCTGATCCGCAGACCCGATGGAAGCCTGGCGATCACCAGCACCGCCAATCAGGACAACCCGCTGATGGATCTGCCCGGGATCGAACGGGGCACGCCGCTGCTGGGCCTCGATGTCTGGGAACACGCCTACTACCTCAGGTATCAGAACCGCCGGCCCGACTACATCCAGGCCTGGTGGTCCCTGGTGAACTGGGACGAGGTGAACCGCCGCTTCGAGGCCGCCGGCAGCGGGCCTGCGGCATGAGTGGCCATCCTGCGGTGAGCGGCGTTCCGCGCCCCAGGGTGCTCGGCCGGGGTGGCAGCTGGCAGGCCCGGCTTGGCAGGCTGCCCTGACAGACCCGTGCAGCAGACCGTGACATCGCCAGCCGCCAGAGACCAGGTCCGTGGAGCAGCCCTGAACGGGAACCGGGCCCTGGTCACACTGCTGAGCGCCGCCTCCCTGCTTCCCGCCTTGCTGCTCCAGGCCCCGGCCCTGGCCGGCAGCCTGACGGGCACGGCCACCTACAGGGAGCGCATCGCCCTGCCGCGGGATGCCGTCTTTGAGGCGGTGCTGATCGATGCCGCCCTCGCCGACGCGCCCGCGCGGGAGCTGGGCCGCGTGCGGCTGCAGCCGGCCGGGCAGCCCCCCTTCCGCTTCTCGATCCCCTACCGCGACAGCGATGTGACCCCCGGCGGGCGTTACACCGTGCGGGCGACGGTGCGCCAGGGCGATCGCCTGCTGTTCACCACCGACACCTTCACACCGGTGCTCACCGGTGGGCCCAGCCAGCCGCTCGATCTGGTCATGGTTCCGGTGGGCAGCCGCCGGCCGCCGGCGCCAAGGTCTCCGTTGGGGCACCTGCCCGCCAGCTGGCGCGGAGATCTACCGGCGGCCAGCGGCACGACGCGCTGGCAGGTCGATCTGGCCCCCTCCGGCAGCTTCCAGCTGCGCCAGACCTTCCTGGATCGGCCAGCACCCAACCAATTCGATGACATCGGCCGCTGGCTCCTGGAGCCGGGCGGCCAACGCCTGGTGCTGCAGGGCGGGCGCGAGGCGCCGCTGTTCTTCCAGCCCGTCGGCGGCGGTGCCCAGCTGCGCAAGCTCAACCTGCAGGGCCAGCCGATCCAGTCACGCCATCACGACCTGCTGCAGCGGTTGCCCGCCGCCGAGCCGATCGAGCCGCGGCTGCACCTGCTCGGGATGTTCAGCTACCAGGCCGATGCCGCCCGCATCCGCCTCTGCGCCACCGGCGCCAGCCTGCCGGTGGCGATGGAGGGCGACTACCGCCGCCTGGAGCAGGCCTATCTCAAGGCTCTGCCCGCCGGCGGCGCGGGCCGGCCGCTGCTGGTGAACCTGGAGGGGCTGATCGCCAATCGCCCCTCGGCTGAGCCGGGACGCGCTCCCGAGCGCAGCCTCGTGGTGGAGCGCTTCGTGGGCGTGCATCCCGGCAAGGGCTGCCCGCAGGCGCCACCAACGGCCCCCACTCGTGCACCGCTTGCCAGGCCAGAGCTGCGCGGCACCCTCTGGCGGCTCCAGGCCCTGCAGGATGGCAACACCCCCACCCTGCGCAAGCCCCCGGGCAAGGCGGCCGAACTCCAGTTGGCGGCGAACAGCGAGCGCGTCAGCGGCAGCGGCGGCTGCAACCGCCTGATGGGCGGCTTCCAGCTGGATGGCGAGCAGGTGCGCTTCTCCAGGCTGGCCAGCACCCAGATGGCCTGCGAACCAGCGGCGATGGCCTTCGAGAGGCGCTTTGTCGATGCCCTCGCGCAGGTCCGCCGCTTCAGCATCGACAAGCAGAACCTGTTGCTGCAGAACGCGCAGGGCCGCAAGCTGCTGCTCTTCCGCGCCATGCCCTGATCCCACCCGGAAGGCAGCCCGGCGGCTGCTCACAGCCGCCGGGGGCAGGATGGACCCATGAGGTGCGTGTCTCCGGTGGAGTTGCCGGAACTGCAGCTCACCCACCTGCACGAACGGAACCGGATCGTCCATCGGATCAACAGAGCGCCTGCTCACTGGCGGGAAGCCACCATCCGCTTCATTGTGACGGGCGAATGCCAGCCGCCCACCCCAATGAGCACGGCAGCACGGCAGGCCGAAATCGCATAAAGTCCTTGGGTGGGCATCGCGTCCTTGAGCACGCTTCGATCACGGCTGATTGGCCGACTTCGTTCACCGATCTTTTCATCCACACCCCGTCATCGGCCAATCCAGAGGCCTGATCCTGCCCGAAGCGATTGCCGATGCCACCCCAACCACCCCGCGTCCCCAAAGCCGCCCGCAGGTTGCTTGCCGGGCTGGCGGTCTTCGTGCTGGCAGGGCTGCTGGGCTACCGGTGGTGGCAACAGCAGGCGCCGATCCCGGTCGCCATCGGGATCGACCTGCCGCTGACGGCGGGCGGGGCCATCGATCCCAGCGACAAGAACACCGCCGATCTCTACCTGGAAGAACACCCCGACAGCCGGATCGAGATCCGAAATTTCTACAACAGCGCCGACCCCAGGCTGGGGCCCGCCGAATTACGCAAGGCGATGCAAGAGGGTATCCCCTTCTTCATCAACACCCAGGCCTCCAACAGCGCCATCAAGAGCCTGGACCTGTTCCGCTCACCACAGGCGCTGACGATCAATGTCTCGGCAACGAGCACCAAGCTGAGCAATCTGGATGATCACTTTCTGCGTATCATCCCCGACCTCAATGTCGAACAGAAGGCGGTCGCCGAACAGGTGAACAAGCTGCCTGGACGGCGACTGCTCATCCTGCAGGACAACAGCAATCTCGCCTATACCGATCCCGCTCTGCGCAGCTTCAGAAAGGCAATGGATCCTCGCTGGCAGGTTGAGACCAGGCAGATCAATTACGTGACCTATCAACCCCAGCAGCTCGCTGCTCTGCTGCACCAGCCGTTTGATGCCCTCTACCTGCTGGGAGGGGCCTTCCTGCCCTCCATCGGCAACATGGCCCAGCAGTTTCACCGCCATCAACCCCAGGCACCGATCGTGCTCACGCCCTGGGCCCGCTCGGCGATGATCGAGGACCACGCCGGCGACGCCGGCGCACGCATCCTTCAGATCAGCCCCTATCCCGATGCCCGCAGGGACCCGGTGCTGCGGAGCTACCTGGAACGCTTTCAGAAACGCTTCGGCTACGAGCCCTATGCGATGAGCATCGGCACGCGTCAGGCACTGGAGTTGCTCGAACAGGCTTTCCGCAGGGGATACCGCACACCCGCCGACGTGAAGCGCTATCTGTTGTCGCAGTCCTCCCACCGCACCAGCCTGGGCACGATCCGCTTCAACCGCACCGGTGACAGCGAAGGGGGATTGCAGGCCTACTGGCTGAGCCCGGCGACGCCTTCCGTGTCTCCCTGATGGTCGTCAGGACGCCATCCACAGCGAAGCTGCCCACCTTCTGGCAGCGGAACCTGGCCCAGGAGGTGGCCGTGCTGGCACTGCTGCTGTTGCTGTTCGCCATCTCCAGCGCGGCGGCGATGGTGCAGCTGCGCAAGCGCTACATCGCCATCGCTGCGGCCGAGGCCGAGAAGGTGGAACTGAGGCTGAGCGAACAACTGCAGAAGGCCCGTCAGCAGCTGCGTCTGTTCGCCCAGCTCGGCCAGGGCGAAAGCCGTCGGGCACTGGCGGACCTGATGGGCGATTTCTCCGATCTCTATCAGCTCAATCGGGATCTGCAGGTGACGGAGGTGATCCGCCAACGGCCCACCAGTCAGGTGTTTCCTCTGTTCTCCATCAGTCGCGGCCCGCTGGCCACCTATCTGCGTCAGCCTGCCGCAGCCGGTGACTTCTCCCCGCTGCTGCGCGGCATCGAGGACGGCCGGCCCAGCATCTACATCACCGTCCCACAGGACGATGGCCTGCTGCTGGGTCGCGTCGATCTGGAATCGCTGCAGAGCTTTCTGCGGCAGTTCAGCAACACCGCCGGCACCCCGGTGCTGCTGGTGGCCCGCGATGGTTCGGTGCTGCTCTCCAGCCATGACACCCTGCGCATCCCGGCCTTCGATCGCGATCCTGGCCTGAATCAGCAGGTGATCAGCCCTGCCATGCAGATCGGAACCCAGACATGGATTCCGATCATCACGCCGGCCCGCTCCGTCGGCGCTGCGATCGTCACCCTGCTCCCCACCCAGCCGCTGGCGGAGGAGCAGCGGCAGATCCTGCTGTTGCTCCTGGTGGCCTGCACGGGCAGCAGTCTGCTGATCGCCCTCAAGAACCTGCGCATGCGCCGGCTGCTCATCCGGCCGATCTCCTCCCTGGCGGAGCGGATGCACGCGCTGAAAAGCCCGGCGCCTCCCGTGCAGCCACCGGCAGCCGCACCGGCCTTCGCCGAGCTGGCGGCACTGGAATCAGCCTTCGAGGCGATGGCGCAAGCGATCCGGGAACGGGAGGAGGGTCTGAAGCGACGCGCCAACCGCGATGAACTCACCGGACTGCTGAACCGCCGCGGACTGCTCGAGCGGCTCGAGACACTGCTCAGCGCCGCACGGCGGCGCCACGACGACGAGCTGGGGCTGCTGTTTCTCGATCTCGATCTGTTCAAGCAGATCAACGACAACCTCGGCCATGCCGCTGGTGACACCGTGCTTCGCACCGTCGCCGAACGGCTCAGGGAGCGCCTGCGGGAAGGCGATCTGGCCGGACGCATGGGGGGCGATGAGTTCGTGGTGGTGCTCCGGGGCCTGGCGGACCTCGCGGCGGCGATCGCCGTCGCCGGCACCATCCTCGAGGCGATCGAACAGCCGATTCACGGCAGCGATTTCGAGATCACCATCTCCGCCAGCCTGGGGGTGACGCTGGCGCGGCCGCAGGAAGCCCTGGACGACGTGATGGCCCGCGCCGACACCGCGATGTACCAGGCCAAGCAGGACGGCACCCGCATCGTGCCGATCCACTGAACCCTCGGCGCCGGGCCGGGCCCGCAGGGTTGATCGCCCCCGATGGTCCGACTGCCGCGATCGGTGGCGGAAGCTCAGCGAGCAGTGGCCCTGAGTCGCTCCTCGAAGGCTTCGGCGGCCATCGGAAAGCCGAACAGATACCCCTGGAACAGATCACAGCCGAGCTCCTGCAGGATCCGCCACTGCTCCTCGGTTTCCACGCCTTCGGCCAACGCCTGCAGTCCCAGTTCCTGGGCCAGCAGAATCGTGCTCTTGACGATCGTGTGATCGGTCTCGTTGGCCTGCAGCCGTTGAATGAAGCTGAGATCGATCTTGATCTTGTCCACCGGCAGCAGGTGGAGGCTCACCAGGGAGGCATAGCCGGTGCCGAAGTCATCGATGGCCAGCTGGAAGCCCGCCCGGTGCAGGGCCATGGTCTCCTCGCGACTGGTCTCCGGGTCGTGGATCAACGCGGTTTCGGTGATCTCCAGCTCGAAGGCCTCCGGTTCGAGACCGTGACGGCGCACCGTGGCGATCAGGGTGCGGGCCAGCTCGCCATCCGGAAGGCACAACTGCGTCGCGGAGAGATTGATCGCCAGTTTCGGCACCTGCAGACCCCGCTGCCGCCAGGCCACCAGCTGCCGGCAGCTCTCCTCGATCACCCAGGCGCCGATGGCATGGATCTGACCGGAGCGTTCCGCCAGCGGGATGAACACGCTCGGGGGGATCGGGCTGCCGTGGTGGTCGTGCCAGCGCAGCAGCACCTCCGCACCGATCAGCTCACCCTGGCGATCCACCTGCGGCTGGAACACAAGCCGGAAGGCCTGCTGGCTCACCGCCTGCTCCAGCTCCGCCTCAAGAGCCAGTCGCTGGCGGATGCGCAGGCTGATGGCATCGCTGTAGAGACAGATCCCTCCCTTGCAGCGCCGCTTGGATTCCATCAGGGCGGTGTTGGCCGCCTGCAGCAGCGCCTGGGGCTCCATCCCGTGGCTGGGCAGATGGCACACCCCGATGGAGACGCTCGGCAACAGGGGCAGGTGCTGGAACTCCGCGGCCGCCTGGGCCAGCAGCAGTTGCAGACGCCGCGCCTGGGCTTCGAGCTGGGAGAGATCGCCTCTCTCCAGGATC
It contains:
- a CDS encoding Fur family transcriptional regulator, whose amino-acid sequence is MAHPTPPLDPETLNLGPRQLSLLQVLRQAEAELSGQELHQRLREEKARSGLATVYRNLRQLQCAGLVRCRKLPNGESVYAPVDRDDHHLTCVSCGHSEPLPICPVGRNGLGLNAVQLHGFKPLFHTFEVHGLCPSCQQHAPSGHD
- a CDS encoding ABC transporter substrate-binding protein, yielding MPPQPPRVPKAARRLLAGLAVFVLAGLLGYRWWQQQAPIPVAIGIDLPLTAGGAIDPSDKNTADLYLEEHPDSRIEIRNFYNSADPRLGPAELRKAMQEGIPFFINTQASNSAIKSLDLFRSPQALTINVSATSTKLSNLDDHFLRIIPDLNVEQKAVAEQVNKLPGRRLLILQDNSNLAYTDPALRSFRKAMDPRWQVETRQINYVTYQPQQLAALLHQPFDALYLLGGAFLPSIGNMAQQFHRHQPQAPIVLTPWARSAMIEDHAGDAGARILQISPYPDARRDPVLRSYLERFQKRFGYEPYAMSIGTRQALELLEQAFRRGYRTPADVKRYLLSQSSHRTSLGTIRFNRTGDSEGGLQAYWLSPATPSVSP
- a CDS encoding transglutaminase family protein, which codes for MHLSIGCRIELRCEAATPLLALVHVHGSLATDLIAPEQLLLQPDRTVEVLADQSGNRWCRFVAAAGTTSLHYATTIEAPDHSDPVLPGVRQCPIEALPIDTYRFLNASPYCDTAALMELAWSTFAGIPAGWSLVQAICDWVHGQIRFEYGASELHQSASQTADAGVGVCRDFAHLAITLCRCLNIPARYCTGYLGYTGIPIGLAPVDFSAWFEAFLGDRWYVFDARHNIPRCGRVLIARGRDAADVPFLRSFGAHELTGFEVITEALSSDAPRPLSGDEPAERSESPVL
- a CDS encoding bifunctional diguanylate cyclase/phosphodiesterase, which translates into the protein MFNLDLDQFQAFNDSFGPKAGDRLLVAVSRILRRDLSPEAFLARLESDEFLILERGDLSQLEAQARRLQLLLAQAAAEFQHLPLLPSVSIGVCHLPSHGMEPQALLQAANTALMESKRRCKGGICLYSDAISLRIRQRLALEAELEQAVSQQAFRLVFQPQVDRQGELIGAEVLLRWHDHHGSPIPPSVFIPLAERSGQIHAIGAWVIEESCRQLVAWRQRGLQVPKLAINLSATQLCLPDGELARTLIATVRRHGLEPEAFELEITETALIHDPETSREETMALHRAGFQLAIDDFGTGYASLVSLHLLPVDKIKIDLSFIQRLQANETDHTIVKSTILLAQELGLQALAEGVETEEQWRILQELGCDLFQGYLFGFPMAAEAFEERLRATAR
- a CDS encoding superoxide dismutase, with the translated sequence MRPRFLIRPLLACLTALLLLLGTAAPVWAEFTLPPLPYAPDALEPAIDATTMTLHHDRHHAAYVANLNAQIKAEPSLRTLKLDALQGQISRFPVAVRNNGGGHWNHSQFWAVMAPPGQGGAPSEALLAAISTDFGSLEALQQAFDQAAAGRFGSGWAWLIRRPDGSLAITSTANQDNPLMDLPGIERGTPLLGLDVWEHAYYLRYQNRRPDYIQAWWSLVNWDEVNRRFEAAGSGPAA
- a CDS encoding NAD(P)/FAD-dependent oxidoreductase gives rise to the protein MERFFLELDPPEEAMRRWPHVVVVGGGFAGLRICHGLAGQPVRVTLIDKRNFNLFQPLLYQVASGLVSEADVASPLRQMVGNAPNIQILLGEVVDIDPEAREVVLNGHHLAYDQLILATGSGSTYFGREEWRSLAPPMKILEHADEIRRRLLMALEEAEQTRDPERRAFLQSVVVVGAGPAGCELAGSLIELMHRAVQRDFKQLRSEDCRVILVDLVDRVLPTMAPQLSAAAADHLQSAGVELRLGLRVKEIAPGRVSLDGAGETRDIEAATICWTAGVRASRLGLRLSELIGCPVDRGGRLMVEPDFSLPGHPEIRAVGDLCCYNHTASGTPLPGMAGPAVQAGGWIARDILARLRGETTPPFRWLDLGSMAVIGPWYAVADLRGLHVTGLAGWLLWALAHLAFIPDTENRIALFSKWMWQIATRQRTALLITGRPDQHLGVDVGLFRATRSGLAERPGHLSPERTGSPSPT
- a CDS encoding sensor domain-containing diguanylate cyclase, with protein sequence MVVRTPSTAKLPTFWQRNLAQEVAVLALLLLLFAISSAAAMVQLRKRYIAIAAAEAEKVELRLSEQLQKARQQLRLFAQLGQGESRRALADLMGDFSDLYQLNRDLQVTEVIRQRPTSQVFPLFSISRGPLATYLRQPAAAGDFSPLLRGIEDGRPSIYITVPQDDGLLLGRVDLESLQSFLRQFSNTAGTPVLLVARDGSVLLSSHDTLRIPAFDRDPGLNQQVISPAMQIGTQTWIPIITPARSVGAAIVTLLPTQPLAEEQRQILLLLLVACTGSSLLIALKNLRMRRLLIRPISSLAERMHALKSPAPPVQPPAAAPAFAELAALESAFEAMAQAIREREEGLKRRANRDELTGLLNRRGLLERLETLLSAARRRHDDELGLLFLDLDLFKQINDNLGHAAGDTVLRTVAERLRERLREGDLAGRMGGDEFVVVLRGLADLAAAIAVAGTILEAIEQPIHGSDFEITISASLGVTLARPQEALDDVMARADTAMYQAKQDGTRIVPIH
- a CDS encoding MerR family transcriptional regulator, whose product is MPAPSLRIGEVARRTGLSVKTIRFYCDAGLLEPRERSEAGYRLFDQENLAELAIIRALRAMDVSIPELARILEVRRSGLCNCSVLKDSITAKMASIDQRISELSAMKDELARLLDSWQDCGGARADR
- a CDS encoding META domain-containing protein, with product MLLQAPALAGSLTGTATYRERIALPRDAVFEAVLIDAALADAPARELGRVRLQPAGQPPFRFSIPYRDSDVTPGGRYTVRATVRQGDRLLFTTDTFTPVLTGGPSQPLDLVMVPVGSRRPPAPRSPLGHLPASWRGDLPAASGTTRWQVDLAPSGSFQLRQTFLDRPAPNQFDDIGRWLLEPGGQRLVLQGGREAPLFFQPVGGGAQLRKLNLQGQPIQSRHHDLLQRLPAAEPIEPRLHLLGMFSYQADAARIRLCATGASLPVAMEGDYRRLEQAYLKALPAGGAGRPLLVNLEGLIANRPSAEPGRAPERSLVVERFVGVHPGKGCPQAPPTAPTRAPLARPELRGTLWRLQALQDGNTPTLRKPPGKAAELQLAANSERVSGSGGCNRLMGGFQLDGEQVRFSRLASTQMACEPAAMAFERRFVDALAQVRRFSIDKQNLLLQNAQGRKLLLFRAMP